The following proteins are encoded in a genomic region of Deinococcota bacterium:
- a CDS encoding Dynamin family protein gives IGAAVVAFVSGLAFDITGIMAGLTLAGLGLFILPNRRQKAKRELHLRMQELRDRLDGSLREEFETEMERSMDRLSVAITPYTRFVRSELERLEGLQQEFSSVSDSLQRLRAEIESLA, from the coding sequence GCATCGGCGCGGCGGTGGTGGCCTTCGTGTCGGGTCTGGCCTTCGACATCACCGGCATCATGGCCGGCCTCACCTTGGCCGGCCTGGGCCTGTTCATCTTGCCCAACCGCCGCCAAAAGGCCAAGCGTGAGTTGCACCTGCGCATGCAGGAGCTGCGCGACCGCCTGGACGGCAGCCTGCGCGAGGAGTTCGAGACCGAGATGGAACGCTCGATGGACCGGCTGAGCGTCGCCATCACCCCCTATACCCGCTTCGTGAGGAGCGAGCTGGAAAGGCTCGAGGGCCTGCAACAGGAGTTCTCGAGCGTGAGCGACAGCCTGCAGAGGCTCAGGGCGGAGATCGAGAGTCTGGCCTAG
- the pheA gene encoding prephenate dehydratase, with protein MTKAHPRIAYQGVPGAFSEQASLQFSPQAEAVGFSSFRQAFAAALDGDCRYACLPVENSLAGSINQTYDLLTDSPLHVVGEQVVRVHHNLLVKPGVGFADIRRVYSHPQALEQCKAFLLKHGFEAVTDFDTAGAAKLLSENGGGGEASRSEGKAAIASRRAAEIYRLDILAENIEDKDFNYTRFFILGAEEALRGEGRQKTSLVLATRHRPGDLVACLEEFPKHGINMTKIESRPRLDKPWSYLFYIDIEGHIEDDQVRSAFSGLMRKAAMVKFLGSYPAAPSVLED; from the coding sequence GTGACCAAGGCCCACCCCCGCATCGCCTACCAGGGCGTCCCCGGCGCCTTTAGCGAGCAGGCCAGCCTGCAGTTCTCCCCTCAGGCCGAGGCCGTCGGCTTCAGCTCCTTTCGTCAGGCCTTCGCCGCGGCCTTGGACGGTGACTGCCGTTACGCCTGCCTGCCCGTCGAGAACTCCCTGGCGGGCTCTATAAACCAGACCTACGACCTGCTGACCGACTCGCCCCTGCACGTCGTCGGCGAGCAGGTCGTGCGGGTCCACCACAACCTGCTCGTCAAACCGGGCGTGGGCTTTGCGGACATCCGGCGCGTCTACAGCCACCCGCAGGCTCTGGAGCAGTGCAAGGCCTTCTTGCTCAAGCACGGCTTCGAGGCGGTCACCGACTTCGACACCGCGGGCGCCGCCAAGCTGCTCTCAGAAAACGGCGGTGGTGGCGAGGCTTCACGCAGTGAGGGCAAGGCGGCCATCGCCAGCAGGCGCGCCGCCGAGATCTACCGCTTGGACATCCTCGCCGAGAACATCGAGGACAAGGACTTCAACTACACCCGCTTTTTCATCCTCGGCGCGGAGGAGGCGCTGAGGGGCGAGGGCAGGCAGAAGACCAGCCTGGTGCTCGCCACCCGCCACCGGCCGGGCGACCTGGTCGCCTGCTTGGAGGAGTTTCCCAAGCACGGCATCAACATGACCAAGATCGAATCGCGCCCGCGGCTCGACAAGCCCTGGAGCTACCTCTTCTACATCGACATCGAAGGGCATATCGAAGACGACCAGGTCCGGTCGGCCTTCTCCGGGCTCATGCGCAAGGCCGCCATGGTCAAGTTTCTGGGCTCCTACCCCGCCGCGCCGTCCGTGCTCGAGGACTAG
- a CDS encoding RNA-binding S4 domain-containing protein: protein MRDADSAPDPTDDQADTISPDTISLGDALKLAGLAATGGQAKRLIQSGQVKVNGAVETRRKRKLSPGDVIETGGESFELELSDKP, encoded by the coding sequence ATGAGAGACGCCGACAGCGCGCCAGATCCTACAGACGACCAGGCCGACACCATCAGCCCCGACACCATCAGCCTAGGCGACGCCCTCAAGCTGGCGGGCCTGGCCGCGACCGGCGGCCAGGCCAAAAGGCTCATCCAGAGTGGGCAGGTCAAGGTGAACGGCGCGGTGGAGACGCGCCGCAAGCGCAAACTGAGCCCCGGCGACGTGATCGAGACGGGCGGCGAGAGCTTCGAGCTCGAGCTTTCAGACAAGCCCTGA
- the bshC gene encoding bacillithiol biosynthesis cysteine-adding enzyme BshC, with the protein MAKSSRVKPKVSFLDAYLEGRLGSFFSLAPSETQAALARQRASPRPELASALGRYARKLGAPEEAVASIGRLEQPGSRAVVTGQQPGLLLGPIYTLSKAVTAVRLAQRLSSEDRPVVPVFWLASQDHDSAEIDHAYLLDVEERLLRPSLPFPEGQPSGRVAFTPEWQDSLEAQLLEARTPTVYRDEVLALLREAAALSDTVADVFGALLYRLLGSQGLVVLNPLEPDVAPLFGKVLARELEQPLESSRRINAAGESLSALGYAPQLGRAPGATNLFLEQRKDGQPRRELLHADGDGFYTSSGRYTSRYSKGELAELLRDEPARITPAAGLRPITQDAVLPTALLVVGPGELRYFAQLREVYALHEVAMPLVWPRATATLVEPPIRRILDKYGLTVDEVQRRPDASSQRVLLDLHGHGEVVTRCLAEMDEAVAGLLEHLGAVDPTLKRSIRRTDERLRLGVERLRSKAAAAIAKQDEITSRQLGRLERHLLPGGQPQERVLSPFSPFLKFGVRHVMARLLSLEPEGEQVLDL; encoded by the coding sequence GTGGCAAAAAGCAGCCGGGTCAAACCCAAAGTGAGCTTTTTGGACGCCTATCTGGAGGGCCGGCTCGGTTCCTTCTTCTCCCTTGCGCCAAGCGAGACCCAGGCGGCTCTGGCACGCCAGCGCGCTTCGCCCCGCCCCGAGCTGGCCTCGGCGCTGGGCCGCTACGCGCGCAAGCTCGGGGCGCCGGAGGAGGCGGTGGCGTCCATCGGTCGGCTCGAGCAGCCGGGGAGCCGGGCGGTGGTCACCGGCCAGCAGCCGGGACTCCTGCTCGGCCCCATCTATACCCTTTCCAAGGCCGTCACGGCCGTCCGCCTGGCGCAGCGGCTGTCCTCGGAGGATCGCCCCGTGGTGCCCGTCTTCTGGCTCGCCAGCCAGGACCACGACAGCGCCGAGATCGACCATGCTTACCTTCTCGATGTGGAGGAGCGCCTGTTGCGGCCGTCCTTGCCTTTTCCCGAGGGGCAACCCTCGGGGCGCGTGGCGTTCACGCCCGAGTGGCAGGATAGCCTCGAGGCGCAACTTCTTGAAGCTCGAACGCCTACCGTCTACCGTGACGAGGTGCTGGCTCTGCTGCGCGAAGCCGCGGCGCTGTCTGACACGGTCGCCGACGTATTCGGCGCGCTCCTCTACCGCCTCCTGGGGTCTCAAGGGCTTGTCGTTCTCAACCCGCTGGAGCCCGATGTGGCCCCGCTCTTCGGCAAGGTGCTGGCGAGGGAACTGGAGCAGCCGCTCGAGTCCTCGCGCCGCATCAACGCGGCGGGAGAGAGCTTGAGCGCCCTCGGCTACGCGCCGCAACTCGGCCGGGCGCCGGGCGCGACCAACCTGTTCCTCGAGCAGCGTAAGGACGGGCAGCCCCGCCGCGAGCTTCTCCACGCCGACGGGGATGGCTTCTACACCTCGAGCGGCCGCTACACCAGCCGCTATTCCAAAGGCGAACTGGCCGAGCTGCTCAGGGACGAGCCGGCCCGCATCACGCCCGCCGCCGGCCTACGCCCCATCACCCAGGACGCTGTTCTGCCCACGGCCCTGCTGGTGGTCGGGCCGGGCGAGCTGCGCTACTTTGCCCAGCTGAGAGAGGTCTACGCTCTGCACGAGGTCGCCATGCCGCTCGTCTGGCCGCGGGCGACGGCGACGCTGGTCGAGCCGCCCATCAGGCGCATCCTCGACAAGTACGGCCTGACGGTGGACGAGGTTCAGCGCCGTCCCGACGCCTCCTCTCAGAGGGTGCTGCTGGACCTTCACGGCCACGGCGAGGTCGTCACGCGCTGTCTCGCTGAGATGGACGAGGCTGTGGCGGGGCTGCTCGAGCACCTCGGCGCGGTCGACCCCACCTTGAAGCGCAGCATCAGGCGCACCGACGAACGTCTCCGCCTCGGCGTCGAGCGCTTAAGGAGCAAGGCCGCGGCGGCCATCGCCAAGCAGGACGAGATCACCTCGCGCCAGCTTGGGCGAC